A part of Streptomyces sp. DSM 40750 genomic DNA contains:
- a CDS encoding GntR family transcriptional regulator, translated as MSANSWVSTSMPYLTPREKGQGDAWGADAATQGRRGTQRILYAGEVEAPAEVARLFGLVEGESVVVRRRLILLDDEPNELTDTYYPVDIARGTRLAGTAKIPGGAVTLLAELGHVGALVREDVTADLPDDEERETLRTAPGEPVLRLTRVTLDRDDRPIQVDRMVMPALRQRLRYEIAIAIETQA; from the coding sequence GTGAGCGCGAACAGCTGGGTCAGCACCTCGATGCCGTACCTGACCCCGCGGGAGAAGGGGCAGGGCGACGCCTGGGGTGCCGACGCGGCGACTCAGGGGCGCCGGGGCACCCAGCGGATTCTGTACGCCGGTGAAGTGGAGGCGCCCGCCGAAGTGGCGCGGCTGTTCGGGCTGGTCGAGGGCGAGAGCGTCGTCGTGCGCCGCCGCCTGATCCTCCTCGATGACGAGCCGAACGAACTGACCGACACCTATTACCCGGTCGACATCGCCCGCGGCACCCGCCTCGCCGGAACCGCGAAGATCCCCGGCGGAGCGGTCACGTTGCTCGCCGAACTGGGCCACGTCGGCGCCCTCGTCCGTGAGGACGTGACGGCCGACCTCCCGGACGACGAGGAGCGGGAGACCCTGCGGACCGCACCGGGAGAGCCGGTCCTCCGGCTGACCAGGGTCACCCTGGACCGCGACGACCGCCCCATCCAGGTCGACCGCATGGTGATGCCGGCGCTACGGCAGCGACTGCGCTACGAGATCGCGATCGCGATCGAGACTCAGGCCTAG
- a CDS encoding DUF742 domain-containing protein translates to MSRPGRDDLPDRLYTLTGGRSRSASGTPFDLVTLVVAESQPVPGMQSEHVTILRLTERPTAVVEIAAELRLPVSITKVLLSDLLVAGRVSARHPNQAALIDLDILEQVLVGLRNL, encoded by the coding sequence ATGAGCCGGCCCGGCAGGGACGACCTGCCCGACCGGCTGTACACGCTCACCGGAGGGCGCAGCCGGTCCGCGTCCGGAACGCCGTTCGACCTGGTGACGCTCGTGGTCGCGGAGAGCCAGCCGGTGCCGGGCATGCAGTCGGAGCATGTGACGATCCTGCGGCTGACGGAGCGGCCGACGGCGGTGGTGGAGATCGCCGCCGAGCTGCGGCTGCCGGTGAGCATCACGAAGGTCCTGCTCTCCGACCTCCTCGTGGCGGGCCGGGTCAGCGCCCGGCATCCCAACCAGGCCGCGCTGATCGATCTGGACATTCTGGAGCAGGTGTTAGTTGGACTTCGCAACCTCTGA
- a CDS encoding cytochrome P450, whose protein sequence is MGARFHAEPRTFYGELRREHGEVVPVLLDGGVPAWLVLGYRELHQVTSDPELFSRDSRLWNQWPNIPADWPLSPVISREEPSILGTVGERHRRRAELIGEALDAVDPLELRGHAERFADELIDAVCGAGAADLVAQYAALLPVRVLAYLFGFPEEQGPGLVTALNDILDGQDRARPAGAHLRAAMARLVAERRERPADDVVSRLLANASAHGFTAEEVTHDVMVMLAAGHQPTTDWIGNSLRLMLTDERFAASLFGGRSSVAEAMNEVLWEDAPIQNAAGRWTTRDTRLGGRDLRTGDLVLLGLQGANSDPRVRTDGSALTGGNNAHFSFGHGEHRCPFPAQEIAEVIARTGIEVVLDRLPDLDLAVPAHTLTRRSSPWLRGLGELPVRFSPAPAVGGGAW, encoded by the coding sequence ATGGGTGCCCGCTTCCATGCCGAACCCCGCACCTTCTACGGGGAGTTGCGGCGCGAGCACGGCGAGGTGGTGCCCGTGCTGCTCGACGGGGGCGTACCGGCGTGGCTGGTGCTCGGCTATCGCGAGCTGCACCAGGTGACCAGTGATCCGGAGCTGTTCAGCCGGGACTCCCGGTTGTGGAACCAGTGGCCGAACATCCCCGCCGACTGGCCGCTGTCACCCGTGATCAGCCGGGAAGAGCCGTCGATTCTCGGCACGGTCGGCGAACGGCACCGGCGGCGTGCCGAGCTGATCGGCGAGGCGCTGGACGCGGTCGACCCGCTCGAACTGCGCGGTCATGCCGAGCGGTTCGCCGACGAGCTGATCGACGCGGTGTGCGGGGCGGGCGCTGCCGACCTGGTGGCGCAGTACGCGGCGCTGCTGCCGGTCCGTGTCCTGGCGTACCTCTTCGGTTTCCCGGAGGAACAGGGCCCGGGACTGGTCACCGCGTTGAACGACATCCTCGACGGCCAGGACCGTGCGCGGCCGGCCGGGGCGCATCTGAGGGCGGCGATGGCCCGGCTGGTGGCGGAGCGGCGGGAGCGCCCGGCGGACGACGTGGTGTCCCGCCTGCTGGCGAACGCCTCCGCCCACGGTTTCACGGCCGAGGAGGTCACCCATGACGTGATGGTCATGCTGGCCGCCGGGCACCAGCCGACCACCGACTGGATCGGCAACTCGCTCCGTCTGATGCTGACCGACGAGCGCTTCGCGGCCTCCCTCTTCGGCGGCCGCAGCAGCGTGGCCGAGGCCATGAACGAGGTGCTCTGGGAGGACGCTCCCATCCAGAACGCCGCCGGCCGCTGGACCACCCGCGACACCCGCCTCGGCGGCCGCGACCTGCGCACCGGCGACCTCGTCCTCCTCGGCCTGCAGGGCGCCAACTCCGACCCCCGCGTCCGCACCGACGGCTCCGCCCTCACCGGCGGCAACAACGCCCATTTCTCCTTCGGCCACGGCGAGCACCGCTGCCCCTTCCCGGCGCAGGAGATCGCCGAGGTCATCGCGCGGACGGGCATCGAGGTCGTACTGGACCGGCTGCCGGACCTCGATCTGGCCGTACCGGCTCACACGCTCACTCGGCGGTCCTCGCCCTGGCTGCGGGGGCTGGGGGAGCTGCCGGTCCGGTTCTCGCCCGCGCCGGCGGTCGGCGGCGGTGCCTGGTGA
- a CDS encoding pentapeptide repeat-containing protein, with product MAVAGLVGLIALGAILIVLPGVVVDHDLAGATVDARDRLKAVSDVRTTLLQAIGGLVVLFGAYATWRQLRVSQDGLRATQEGYVTDRFSRAVDQLGSDKPDVRIGGLHALWRIAEHSARDREAILSILAAYLRTHLPWPPTEPGTPAAEAPINDVVPLEIRAADAQVALTGLGVLLLHPREQSWLNLSVTDLRRADCDGLWLTSVNLDRSCMEAAGLYHANLTQASLVSANLRHADLKTAILRRARLALADLRGARLVETDLCEADFTECDLREANLRKADASGAVLHRADLRLADLRGTDLTTADLTDARLTGALTSDQTRWPPDFDPTTAGLVPTEDPGPEPSPLLQPPGITTQHPPLRSMR from the coding sequence GTGGCCGTCGCCGGACTGGTGGGCCTCATCGCCCTCGGCGCGATACTCATCGTCCTGCCAGGCGTGGTGGTCGACCACGATCTCGCCGGGGCGACCGTGGACGCGCGGGACAGACTGAAGGCCGTGAGCGACGTCCGTACGACGTTGTTGCAGGCCATCGGTGGCCTGGTCGTACTCTTCGGCGCGTACGCCACATGGCGCCAGCTCCGGGTCAGTCAGGACGGTCTGCGCGCGACCCAGGAGGGTTACGTCACCGACCGGTTCAGCCGGGCGGTCGACCAACTCGGCAGCGACAAGCCGGACGTACGCATCGGCGGGCTTCACGCGCTGTGGCGGATCGCGGAGCACTCGGCGCGGGACCGCGAGGCGATCCTCTCCATCCTGGCCGCGTACCTGCGTACGCATCTGCCCTGGCCGCCCACCGAACCGGGAACCCCGGCGGCGGAGGCGCCGATCAATGACGTCGTGCCGTTGGAGATACGGGCGGCCGACGCCCAGGTGGCGCTGACCGGACTCGGCGTGTTGCTGCTGCACCCCCGGGAGCAGTCCTGGCTCAACCTGAGCGTCACCGACCTGCGACGGGCCGACTGCGACGGACTGTGGCTGACCTCGGTCAACCTCGATCGGTCCTGCATGGAAGCGGCGGGCCTCTACCACGCCAATCTGACCCAGGCCTCGCTCGTCTCCGCCAACCTGCGGCACGCCGACCTCAAGACGGCGATCCTGCGCCGCGCCCGCCTCGCCCTGGCCGACCTGCGGGGCGCCCGACTCGTCGAAACCGACCTGTGTGAGGCCGACTTCACCGAGTGCGACCTGCGCGAGGCGAACCTCCGCAAGGCCGATGCGTCCGGCGCCGTCCTCCACCGCGCCGACCTCCGCCTGGCCGACCTGCGCGGCACCGACCTGACCACCGCCGACCTCACCGACGCCCGCCTCACCGGAGCCCTCACCAGCGACCAGACCCGCTGGCCGCCCGACTTCGACCCCACCACGGCCGGCCTCGTCCCCACGGAAGACCCCGGCCCCGAACCTTCACCCCTCCTCCAGCCGCCTGGCATTACCACCCAACACCCACCTCTGCGCTCGATGCGGTGA
- a CDS encoding FAD-binding and (Fe-S)-binding domain-containing protein, with amino-acid sequence MTELGGMTGRGGASARVAAGDADAAELRTALSASLRAAGVRGEADFDATARALMTMDASNYRRVPLGVVAPRDADDVAAVLSVCREHGVPVVARGGGTSIAGQATGTGLVLDFTRHMNRLVALDPEARTAVVQPGLVLDRLQEAAAPHGLRFGPDPSTHSRCTLGGMIGNNSCGSHSVAWGTTADSVRELSVLGGRGDALRLGQGWAGAPDGLRPLVEGELARLRTGFPDLPRRISGYALDALLPEKGADVARSFCGSEGTLGVLTEAVVRLVEAPRARALAVLAYADESAAAEAAPGLLPHRPLTVEGMAADLVPPGAKGLPRGGAWLFVETGGDTADEARAHADTIVRAADASDALVDSLVVTDAAAQRALWRIREDASGTATRMPDGREAWPGWEDCAVPPARLGAYLRDFRGLLRAHDLRGTPYGHFGDGCIHVRIDFDLMTTPGVARFRRFSEELAELVTSHGGSLSGEHGDGQARAELLPTMYGTEMVRLFEQVKGVWDPDDLLNPGMLVRPAPLDSNLRFAVLPREPVPVEFAYPDDGGDFSAAVRRCVGVAKCRTTEVSPGSGAVMCPSFRATGQEEHSTRGRARLLHEMLAGEVVTDGWRSPEVRDALDLCLSCKGCRSDCPVGVDMATYKAEFLHHHYDGRRRPAAHYTMGRLPVWLRLVARTRTAGLVNFLAGVRPLADLAKRLGGIAGERELPRLARVPFVRWYERRLREQAELEEVDAAEAEELLGDEPVIEIPFGGSGFWKWRKRDVRGRPLRPEELADALAEMGADVDFEAADDFEDDEDDEAPTTVLLWTDTFTEYLSPSVGQAALRVLEAAGLQVIVPPTFRMKRKPAWQRRAEAGEEVALTQLKLTRTLFTMRQGRVCCGLTYISTGQLDQARAVLRRTLDLLELFLNPVPQWMLAEDPDLAVPPIPIVVLEPSCAATLRTDLPDLLPDDPRAHRLAASVITFAEALERHAPDWTPPAVDRPVVGQTHCHQHAVLGDAPDRRLRTAAGLTGDLSGGCCGLAGNFGFEKGHYDVSVACAEDQLLPAVREAADDAIVLADGFSCRTQLEQLAGRRGLHLAEVLAAGLAEEQPQRPGTSSR; translated from the coding sequence ATGACGGAACTCGGGGGCATGACGGGCCGTGGGGGCGCGAGCGCGCGGGTCGCGGCAGGTGACGCGGACGCGGCGGAGCTGCGGACCGCGCTGTCCGCCTCGCTGCGGGCGGCGGGCGTGCGCGGCGAGGCCGACTTCGACGCGACCGCACGCGCGCTGATGACCATGGACGCGTCCAACTACCGGCGCGTCCCGCTCGGTGTGGTCGCACCCCGGGACGCGGACGACGTCGCGGCCGTGCTGTCCGTGTGCCGAGAGCACGGCGTGCCGGTCGTCGCGCGCGGCGGCGGCACGTCGATCGCCGGTCAGGCCACGGGCACCGGCCTGGTCCTGGATTTCACCCGCCATATGAACCGGCTCGTCGCCCTCGACCCGGAGGCACGTACGGCCGTCGTCCAGCCCGGTCTCGTCCTGGACCGCCTCCAGGAGGCCGCCGCCCCGCACGGCCTCCGCTTCGGCCCCGACCCCTCCACCCACAGCCGCTGCACCCTCGGCGGCATGATCGGCAACAACTCCTGCGGCTCGCACTCGGTCGCCTGGGGCACGACGGCGGACAGTGTGCGCGAGCTGTCGGTGCTCGGGGGAAGAGGCGACGCACTGCGACTCGGGCAGGGCTGGGCAGGGGCTCCGGACGGCCTCCGCCCCCTGGTGGAGGGGGAGTTGGCGCGCCTGCGCACCGGCTTCCCCGACCTCCCCCGCCGTATTTCCGGCTACGCCCTCGACGCCCTCCTCCCCGAGAAGGGCGCCGACGTGGCCCGCTCCTTCTGCGGCTCCGAGGGCACGCTCGGGGTGCTCACGGAGGCGGTCGTACGGCTCGTCGAGGCACCCCGCGCGCGTGCCCTCGCCGTCCTGGCGTACGCCGACGAGAGCGCGGCGGCCGAGGCGGCCCCCGGCCTGCTGCCGCACCGCCCGCTGACCGTGGAGGGCATGGCCGCGGACCTCGTACCGCCGGGGGCGAAGGGGCTGCCGCGCGGTGGGGCCTGGCTGTTCGTGGAGACGGGCGGCGACACGGCCGACGAGGCACGGGCGCACGCCGACACGATCGTCCGCGCGGCGGACGCGTCCGACGCGCTCGTGGATTCCCTCGTGGTGACGGACGCCGCCGCCCAGCGTGCGCTGTGGCGCATCCGCGAGGACGCGAGCGGTACGGCGACCCGGATGCCCGACGGCAGGGAGGCGTGGCCGGGCTGGGAGGACTGCGCGGTACCACCGGCCCGACTCGGCGCGTATCTGAGGGACTTCCGGGGTCTGCTGCGGGCCCACGACCTGCGGGGCACGCCCTACGGCCACTTCGGCGACGGCTGCATCCACGTCCGCATCGACTTCGACCTCATGACCACCCCGGGCGTGGCCCGCTTCCGCCGCTTCTCCGAGGAGCTGGCCGAGCTGGTCACGTCGCACGGCGGCTCCCTCTCCGGCGAACACGGCGACGGCCAGGCCCGCGCCGAACTCCTGCCCACGATGTACGGCACCGAGATGGTCCGGCTGTTCGAGCAGGTGAAGGGAGTCTGGGACCCGGACGACCTCCTGAACCCCGGCATGCTCGTCCGCCCGGCCCCGCTGGACTCCAACCTCCGCTTCGCGGTCCTGCCACGCGAGCCCGTGCCGGTGGAGTTCGCCTACCCGGACGACGGCGGTGACTTCTCGGCGGCGGTGCGACGCTGTGTGGGCGTTGCGAAGTGCCGTACGACGGAGGTGAGTCCGGGTTCCGGAGCCGTCATGTGCCCCTCCTTCCGCGCCACGGGCCAGGAGGAGCACTCCACCCGGGGCCGGGCCCGCCTCCTGCACGAGATGCTGGCCGGCGAAGTGGTCACCGACGGCTGGCGCTCGCCCGAGGTACGGGACGCCCTCGACCTCTGCCTGTCCTGCAAGGGCTGCCGCTCCGACTGCCCGGTCGGCGTCGACATGGCCACGTACAAGGCGGAGTTCCTCCACCACCACTACGACGGCCGCCGCCGCCCGGCCGCCCACTACACGATGGGCCGGCTGCCGGTGTGGCTCCGCCTGGTCGCCCGTACGCGTACGGCCGGTCTGGTCAACTTCCTTGCCGGTGTACGCCCTCTGGCCGACCTGGCGAAACGGCTGGGTGGGATCGCGGGGGAGCGGGAGCTGCCGCGGCTGGCGAGGGTGCCGTTCGTCCGGTGGTACGAGCGGAGGCTCAGGGAGCAGGCCGAGCTGGAGGAGGTGGACGCGGCGGAGGCCGAGGAGCTGTTGGGGGATGAGCCGGTCATCGAGATCCCCTTCGGCGGTTCGGGCTTCTGGAAGTGGCGGAAGCGGGATGTCAGGGGCCGTCCCCTCCGCCCGGAGGAACTGGCGGACGCGCTCGCCGAGATGGGCGCCGACGTGGACTTCGAGGCCGCCGACGACTTCGAGGACGACGAGGACGACGAGGCACCGACGACGGTGCTGTTGTGGACGGACACCTTCACGGAATACCTCTCGCCGTCCGTGGGGCAGGCGGCGCTACGGGTGCTGGAGGCGGCCGGGCTGCAGGTGATCGTGCCGCCGACGTTCCGGATGAAGCGGAAGCCGGCCTGGCAGCGGAGGGCGGAGGCGGGCGAGGAGGTCGCCCTCACCCAGTTGAAGCTCACCCGCACCCTGTTCACGATGCGGCAGGGGAGGGTCTGCTGCGGCCTGACGTACATCTCGACGGGCCAGCTGGACCAGGCCCGCGCGGTGCTGCGCCGCACGCTCGACCTGCTCGAACTGTTCCTGAACCCCGTCCCGCAGTGGATGTTGGCCGAGGACCCGGATCTCGCCGTACCCCCCATCCCGATCGTGGTCCTCGAACCGAGCTGTGCCGCGACGCTCCGCACCGACCTGCCCGACCTGCTCCCCGACGATCCCCGGGCCCACCGGCTCGCCGCCTCGGTCATCACCTTCGCCGAAGCGCTGGAACGCCATGCGCCGGACTGGACCCCGCCCGCCGTGGACCGCCCGGTCGTCGGCCAGACGCACTGCCATCAGCACGCGGTCCTCGGCGACGCCCCCGACCGCCGCCTCCGCACCGCCGCCGGCCTCACCGGCGACCTCAGCGGCGGCTGCTGCGGCCTCGCCGGGAACTTCGGCTTCGAGAAGGGCCACTACGACGTCTCCGTCGCCTGCGCGGAGGACCAACTCCTCCCGGCGGTAAGGGAGGCGGCCGACGACGCGATCGTCCTGGCGGACGGCTTCTCGTGCCGGACGCAGCTGGAGCAGCTGGCGGGGAGAAGAGGGCTGCACTTGGCGGAGGTGCTGGCGGCGGGCTTGGCGGAGGAACAGCCGCAGCGGCCGGGGACCTCCTCCCGGTGA
- a CDS encoding GntR family transcriptional regulator, translating into MSTELDRTRPVWRQVAAAIGARIVSGEYPVGARVPSVVELAAEFGIATSTAQKALAHLKTEGLIRAEVGLGSFVAERSEESPEQREA; encoded by the coding sequence ATGAGTACCGAGCTCGACCGCACCCGACCCGTCTGGCGGCAGGTCGCCGCAGCCATAGGGGCCCGTATCGTCAGTGGTGAGTACCCCGTGGGTGCCCGCGTGCCGTCCGTCGTCGAACTGGCCGCCGAGTTCGGCATCGCGACCTCGACGGCGCAGAAGGCGCTGGCCCACCTGAAGACGGAGGGCTTGATCCGAGCCGAGGTCGGCCTCGGCTCTTTCGTCGCCGAGCGGTCGGAGGAATCCCCGGAGCAGCGGGAGGCATAG
- a CDS encoding ATP-binding protein, whose product MTAPSPPRSPSERPALRSVLPLPLVTAVFAATAAGAAVALAPQSIRLPLAGGAGAAALLLTVAVAIAVHARVSVKLLRHRLNAVSRDAGLLLQERARMAEEFGQERGRLTEEFVQERARIAAEYARERVRLTTESERERERLSAERDRTADETAQERALLSERAKRAEADRTAVLAVTANVAGRMQALATGTLADLRAMEERHADEDVLADLLHLDHRTAQAGRLADSVAVLAGARSGRRWARPIPMESILRGAMGRIGAYRRVRLHSSSEAAVAGHAAEGVMHALAELLDNAANFSPPTAEVHVYVEEVPAGAIISVEDSGLVMSDVQLRRAERAVSGEAADLTSLSGTRLGLAVVGRLARKHGLRISFRPSARGGTGVLMLIPQDLLASTIPSATPAAAPDRSRPYDTVRAPHDLDTEPTPTHEFPTDAPAAPVTDPVADALIDSLSGFRPGTSPPPDAPTGSPSFGSSYEASYGSSYGSSYGSSYDASYGSSHDASFSSSFSSEFGSGVDSGVGSGVDSGVGSGVDSGVGSGVDSGVGSGVDSGVGSGVGSGVGSHLGSEPGSPPAADEPPTASDSLPRRRRGRSLAEAEARTRAADTSARPERATSPAEEASTGAIRFSSFRRAVRGTGGLDQAFVQGTATGDEASTGMPGAAGGTGTGTAEVPGTTGTTGLPDPAAAPGMNMDPAGVPVQGGALEPVRDAAPRVEVVRHAELEPVRELEWGAVGGTAWDPEPAREAEWQPEAVRETAWEPEAVGETAWEPEAVQATAWEPEPAPGLPWQPEAAQEPALEPEAGREQTWQQEAGREQAWQPEAAQEPALEPETPPEPAWGPEPGRASAWEPEAAKEQAWEAEAARELTWTPEPVREAKWELDPVRELAWEPVRDTRPGPDDGTAPGHSPSYPATGPDPDPDPARARPPAPDPRTHPHLEGDHTP is encoded by the coding sequence ATGACCGCGCCCAGCCCCCCTCGCTCACCAAGCGAACGCCCCGCCCTGCGCTCAGTCCTTCCGCTACCCCTGGTGACGGCCGTGTTCGCCGCGACCGCGGCCGGCGCCGCCGTCGCGCTGGCGCCGCAGTCCATACGGTTACCACTGGCGGGCGGCGCGGGCGCGGCCGCGCTGCTGCTCACGGTCGCCGTCGCGATCGCCGTGCACGCGCGCGTGTCGGTGAAACTGCTGCGCCACCGTCTGAACGCCGTCTCCCGGGACGCCGGTCTGCTGCTCCAGGAACGGGCCCGGATGGCCGAGGAGTTCGGGCAGGAACGGGGGCGGCTGACCGAGGAGTTCGTGCAGGAGCGGGCGCGGATCGCGGCCGAGTACGCGCGGGAACGGGTCCGGCTGACCACGGAGTCCGAGCGCGAGCGCGAACGGCTGTCCGCCGAGCGGGACCGTACGGCGGACGAGACCGCCCAGGAGCGGGCCCTGCTCAGCGAACGCGCCAAGCGGGCCGAGGCCGACCGCACCGCCGTCCTCGCCGTCACCGCCAATGTGGCCGGCCGGATGCAGGCCCTCGCCACCGGCACCCTCGCCGACCTGCGCGCCATGGAGGAACGTCACGCCGACGAGGACGTCCTCGCCGACCTTCTCCACCTCGACCACCGCACCGCCCAGGCGGGCCGGCTCGCCGACTCCGTCGCCGTCCTCGCGGGCGCGCGCTCGGGCCGCCGCTGGGCACGGCCGATCCCCATGGAGTCGATCCTGCGCGGCGCGATGGGCCGCATCGGCGCCTACCGCCGGGTCCGGCTGCACTCCTCCAGCGAGGCCGCCGTCGCCGGGCACGCCGCCGAGGGTGTCATGCACGCGCTCGCCGAACTCCTCGACAACGCGGCCAACTTCTCGCCTCCGACCGCCGAGGTCCATGTCTACGTCGAGGAGGTCCCGGCCGGCGCCATCATCTCCGTCGAGGACTCGGGCCTCGTCATGAGCGACGTCCAGCTCCGCCGCGCCGAACGCGCCGTGTCGGGCGAGGCCGCCGACCTCACCAGTCTCTCCGGCACCCGCCTCGGCCTCGCCGTCGTCGGCCGCCTCGCCCGCAAGCACGGCCTGAGGATCTCCTTCCGCCCGTCCGCCCGCGGTGGCACCGGCGTCCTGATGCTCATCCCCCAGGACCTCCTCGCGAGCACGATCCCCTCCGCGACGCCCGCCGCCGCGCCCGACCGGTCGCGCCCCTACGACACCGTCCGCGCCCCGCACGACCTGGACACCGAACCGACCCCCACGCACGAGTTCCCGACGGACGCCCCAGCGGCCCCCGTGACCGACCCGGTGGCCGACGCCTTGATCGACTCCCTGTCCGGCTTCAGGCCCGGGACTTCGCCCCCGCCCGACGCCCCGACCGGCTCTCCGTCGTTCGGCTCCTCATACGAAGCCTCGTACGGCTCCTCATACGGCTCCTCATACGGCTCCTCATACGACGCCTCATACGGCTCCTCACACGACGCCTCCTTCAGCTCGTCGTTCAGCTCTGAATTCGGCTCTGGGGTCGACTCGGGCGTCGGTTCCGGGGTCGACTCGGGCGTCGGCTCTGGGGTCGACTCGGGCGTCGGTTCCGGGGTCGACTCGGGCGTCGGTTCCGGGGTCGACTCGGGCGTCGGCTCTGGCGTCGGCTCTGGGGTCGGCTCCCACCTTGGCTCCGAGCCCGGCTCTCCGCCCGCCGCCGACGAGCCCCCCACCGCCTCCGACTCCCTCCCCCGTCGCCGCCGCGGCCGGTCCCTCGCCGAGGCGGAGGCCCGCACCCGCGCCGCCGATACCTCCGCCCGCCCGGAACGCGCCACCAGCCCCGCCGAGGAAGCCAGCACCGGCGCCATCCGCTTCAGCAGCTTCCGCCGCGCGGTCCGTGGCACAGGCGGCCTGGACCAGGCGTTCGTCCAGGGGACGGCCACGGGGGACGAGGCTTCCACGGGGATGCCGGGGGCGGCGGGCGGGACGGGGACGGGGACGGCGGAAGTGCCGGGCACGACGGGGACGACGGGGTTGCCGGACCCGGCCGCCGCCCCGGGCATGAACATGGACCCGGCCGGGGTCCCCGTACAGGGGGGCGCCCTGGAACCCGTACGGGATGCCGCTCCGCGTGTTGAGGTCGTGCGGCACGCCGAGTTGGAGCCGGTGCGGGAGCTTGAGTGGGGTGCCGTAGGGGGAACGGCGTGGGATCCCGAGCCCGCGCGGGAGGCCGAGTGGCAGCCCGAGGCCGTACGGGAGACCGCATGGGAACCCGAGGCCGTAGGAGAGACCGCTTGGGAACCCGAGGCCGTACAAGCGACCGCATGGGAACCCGAACCCGCGCCCGGACTCCCGTGGCAGCCGGAAGCGGCGCAAGAACCGGCGCTGGAGCCGGAAGCCGGGCGAGAGCAGACGTGGCAGCAGGAAGCCGGGCGAGAGCAGGCGTGGCAGCCGGAAGCGGCGCAAGAACCGGCGCTGGAGCCCGAGACCCCGCCAGAGCCGGCCTGGGGACCCGAGCCCGGGAGAGCGTCGGCGTGGGAGCCGGAAGCGGCGAAAGAGCAGGCGTGGGAAGCGGAAGCGGCCAGAGAGCTCACGTGGACGCCCGAACCCGTACGGGAAGCGAAGTGGGAGCTCGATCCGGTACGGGAACTCGCGTGGGAACCCGTACGGGACACGCGCCCCGGCCCGGACGACGGCACCGCTCCCGGCCACTCCCCCTCCTACCCGGCGACGGGCCCGGACCCCGACCCCGACCCGGCCAGAGCGCGGCCCCCCGCCCCGGACCCGCGCACGCACCCCCACCTGGAAGGCGACCACACCCCATGA
- a CDS encoding DUF952 domain-containing protein, translating into MIYHVVSLEAWNAHPDRPYAPASLPEDGFVHCSPDEATTLAVVNAFYRDAPKPLHVLVVDEGRLDAEVEFEAAAPAPPPGVGADVLFPHVFGPINRDAVVRILRIRWDEEGRAAGLGAGA; encoded by the coding sequence ATGATCTACCACGTCGTGTCCCTCGAAGCCTGGAACGCCCACCCCGACCGGCCGTACGCCCCCGCGTCACTCCCGGAGGACGGTTTCGTTCACTGCTCGCCCGACGAAGCGACGACGCTGGCCGTCGTCAACGCCTTCTATCGGGACGCACCGAAGCCGTTGCACGTGCTGGTCGTCGACGAGGGGCGGCTGGACGCCGAGGTGGAGTTCGAGGCGGCCGCTCCCGCCCCGCCTCCGGGAGTCGGGGCAGACGTCCTGTTCCCCCATGTGTTCGGGCCCATCAACCGTGACGCCGTCGTGCGGATCCTGAGGATCCGGTGGGACGAGGAGGGCCGCGCGGCGGGGCTCGGGGCGGGTGCGTGA